The DNA segment AGAGGGGGGATTCAACAGCTGCCGCATGATGCTCACGCTCTTCATTGGCCTCGCTCTCGTGGAATATCTCGTCTCGCTGCAAGCGGCGGCCGGGGGTGGCGATGAGGCGCTCAGGGCGCCTCCCCGTGAATGCCCGCCATAAGGGCGGCGATTTTTTCCGAGGCCCTCCCGTCGCCATAAACGGGAGGGAAAGCTCCCGCGCCGGCGCGGTGGGTTCCGAGGGCGGCGAGGATTTTTTCCGTGTCGGCGCCCGTGAGGACGTTGGCGCCCGATGCCACCGTCTCTACCCACTCGGTCTCGTCTCTCAAGGTGATGCAGGGGACTCCGAAGAGGTATGCCTCTTTCTGCACGCCTCCCGAGTCGGTGAGGATAAGGCGGGCGTGGCGCTCGAGGGCGAGCATGTCAAGGTAGCCGAGGGGCTCGGTGACGGTAATGTGGGGCGCTTCTTCGAGGCGCTTCGCACGAGGGGTACCTTTGAGGGTCTCCCTCGTGCGGGGATGCAGGGGGAGCACGAGGCGCTCACCGGCTTTTGCGAGGGCTTCGATGAGAGCCCCGAGGCGCCCGGGGTCGTCGGTGTTCTCGGCACGGTGGATCGTGGCGAGAAGGTACGCTTTGGGGGCCAGGGAGAGGGTCTTGAGGATGGCGGAGCGCTCCCTCCCCGGGCGGGAATGGTAGAGAAGGGCGTCATACATCACGTCGCCGGTGAGATGGACGCCTTTTTCAATGCCTTCATGGGCGAGGTTCTCGACAGCCGTCACCGTGGGACAGAAGAGAAGGTCCGATGCGTGGTCGGTGAGGCGGCGGTTCACCTCTTCGGGCATTTTCTTATTGAAGCTCCTGAGACCTGCTTCCACGTGGGCGAGGGGGATATGGAGCTTCACGGCCGCGAGGGCTCCCGCAAGAGTGGAGTTGGTGTCGCCATAAACGATGACGGCACCGGGGTTTTCCTTTAAGAGGACTTCCTCGATGGCGGCGAGCATCTGGCCTGTCTGGCTCCCATGGGTGCCGGAGCCGATGCCGAGATGATACTGCGGCGCGGCGATGCCGAGCTCCTCGAAGAAGATGGCCGACATGCCGTGATCATAGTGCTGGCCCGTGTGGACCAGGATATCCTGGAAATGCCCCTGGAGGGCGCGGCTCACGGCGGCGACCTTCACAAACTGGGGGCGGGCGCCTACGATGGAAACGATTTTCACGGGAGCACCTCCTGGAAGGGGCATTCACGGGGGACGTGCAAAGGTGACGCTTGATGCCCACGCCCCGCACGAGTGGAGAGAATTCGCCCATTGCTCATCCTTTCCTCCTTGCGTGCATGGGGAGCGGCGGCGCTTCCCGGAAGGTTTTAATGAAACCCTTTCCGAGTTTTTAATTTTGTAAATATTAGCAAACTGTCCTTGTTTTCCGGAGGAAAGAAGGGCGCCGGGGAGAATACTCTTTTTCTATTTCAGAAAAGCGCAAGGAGTATCGTCATGCAAGGCACCGACACGACCCTTATTGAAGAGTTGAAGAGAAAGATCGCTTCCAAGGAGGCCGTGGTGAGCGTCATCGGCGCGGGCTACGTGGGCCTCCCCCTGGCGCTCGGCTATGCCCGCAAGGGGTTCAAGGTCACGGCCATCGACGACAACGCCGAGAAGGTGAAGCTTCTCTCCGAGGGCGTCAACTATATCACGCCCGAGGAGGACCTCAAGGAGCCTGTGGCGGCGGGGAACCTCAAGGCCACCACTGATTATGGCGTGCTCCGGAAGAGCGATATAATCACCATCTGTGTCCCCACACCGCTCACCAAGCACAAGGAGCCTGACATCTCTTATGTGGTGGCCGTGACGGAGCAGATCAAGAAATATCTTCGTCCGGGGCACCTCGTGGTGCTTGAGAGCACCACGTACCCGGGCACCACCGAGGAGGTCATCCTCCCAAGGCTTGCCTCTACGGGACTCACTGTGGGGAAGGATTTTTTCCTCGCCTTCTCACCGGAGCGTGTGGACCCGGGGAATCCCACTTATAACACGTACAATACGCCTAAGATCATCGGCGGCGTTTCGGCGGCGTGCACGGAGCTCACCAAACTCCTCTATGAGCAGATCATCGAGGTGGTCCACACGACGAAGTCGCCGAAGGAAGCCGAGATGGTGAAGCTTCTCGAAAATATTTTCAGATGCGTCAACATCGCCCTGGTGAATGAAATGGCGCTGCTCTGTAAGAAGATGGGCATCGATATCTGGGAGGTCATCGAGAAGGCCTCGACGAAGCCTTTCGGCTTCATGGCCTTCCAGCCGGGGCCTGGCCTCGGCGGCCACTGCATCCCCATCGACCCCTTCTATCTCACATGGAAGGCCAGGGAGTATGACTTTCACACTAAGTTCATTGAGCTTGCCGGCGAAATCAACGATCAGATGCCTTACCACATCGTGCTGATGACCATTGACGCCCTCGCATCCAAGGGAAAAGTAATGAAGGGGGCGAAGATCCTGCTCCTGGGAGCCGCCTACAAGAAGGATATTGATGATCACCGCGAGTCGCCGTCCCTGAAGATTATCAATCTGCTTGAGGAGCGGGGTGCCCTGGTGGAGTACAATGACGAGTTTATCCCCCGGATCAAGGTGAAGAGCGGGACAAAGCACTCGGTGCCCTGGAAGGACCCCGGCGGCTACGACTGCGTCATCGTCGCAACAGACCATTCGTATTATGACTACGGGCACGTGGTGGAGAAAGCCCGCGCCGTCGTGGACACGAGGAACGCCACGGGCCAGAGGGGCAACCCCAAGGTTTTTATCCTGTAGGCTTTGAGGAAGTCCTTTCAGGGGCGC comes from the Candidatus Eremiobacterota bacterium genome and includes:
- a CDS encoding nucleotide sugar dehydrogenase, producing MQGTDTTLIEELKRKIASKEAVVSVIGAGYVGLPLALGYARKGFKVTAIDDNAEKVKLLSEGVNYITPEEDLKEPVAAGNLKATTDYGVLRKSDIITICVPTPLTKHKEPDISYVVAVTEQIKKYLRPGHLVVLESTTYPGTTEEVILPRLASTGLTVGKDFFLAFSPERVDPGNPTYNTYNTPKIIGGVSAACTELTKLLYEQIIEVVHTTKSPKEAEMVKLLENIFRCVNIALVNEMALLCKKMGIDIWEVIEKASTKPFGFMAFQPGPGLGGHCIPIDPFYLTWKAREYDFHTKFIELAGEINDQMPYHIVLMTIDALASKGKVMKGAKILLLGAAYKKDIDDHRESPSLKIINLLEERGALVEYNDEFIPRIKVKSGTKHSVPWKDPGGYDCVIVATDHSYYDYGHVVEKARAVVDTRNATGQRGNPKVFIL
- the wecB gene encoding UDP-N-acetylglucosamine 2-epimerase (non-hydrolyzing), whose translation is MKIVSIVGARPQFVKVAAVSRALQGHFQDILVHTGQHYDHGMSAIFFEELGIAAPQYHLGIGSGTHGSQTGQMLAAIEEVLLKENPGAVIVYGDTNSTLAGALAAVKLHIPLAHVEAGLRSFNKKMPEEVNRRLTDHASDLLFCPTVTAVENLAHEGIEKGVHLTGDVMYDALLYHSRPGRERSAILKTLSLAPKAYLLATIHRAENTDDPGRLGALIEALAKAGERLVLPLHPRTRETLKGTPRAKRLEEAPHITVTEPLGYLDMLALERHARLILTDSGGVQKEAYLFGVPCITLRDETEWVETVASGANVLTGADTEKILAALGTHRAGAGAFPPVYGDGRASEKIAALMAGIHGEAP